A region of Myxococcus stipitatus DSM 14675 DNA encodes the following proteins:
- a CDS encoding peptidase MA family metallohydrolase, with protein MHSLLAALLLAAAPATPAQKAKDLSGQKAWEELYLAFGSGDEKAVPEEQRATVSGALAKGCQAMLKDDAVMAYSMGERAIVYEESAPALRCLASAARKTEQRAAAEAALLKGVTRYPKDGGFPLELGKLLLEEQDSVGAQAALEKVPPRSREAAEAKRLLKQARQQTLQEDAARSEATRISRRLGGGSPQAANRGGGDETSVVSLGTRPGMSVRAPDVGFESRVDSSGMRVRANNRFVISYFDNQRDFSQRADYEGKVVDILNDAYHFTRQVLGETRESPVAVVLYTAREFGATFGQRAARFIAGKYTENAIRINDAAELTRETRATLVHEYIHAAVADFCGGNDQDMDKLPVWFNEGLAMFVEWKYLDVPGPNLRLANEMRAVLAASGKLPKLRDMTWVAPVNTASPHMAYAASGLAVKEMMRREGAHRLMTLLRAVCQHGSGFDEALKTHYGMTLEELDTEVERSIEKR; from the coding sequence ATGCATTCCCTGCTCGCCGCACTGCTGCTCGCCGCCGCCCCCGCCACTCCGGCCCAGAAGGCCAAGGATCTCTCCGGACAGAAGGCCTGGGAGGAGCTGTACCTGGCGTTCGGGTCCGGCGACGAGAAGGCGGTCCCCGAGGAGCAGCGGGCCACGGTGTCCGGCGCGCTGGCGAAGGGCTGTCAGGCGATGCTGAAGGACGACGCCGTCATGGCGTACTCCATGGGCGAGCGCGCCATCGTCTACGAGGAATCCGCGCCCGCGCTGCGCTGCCTGGCGAGCGCCGCGCGCAAGACGGAGCAGCGCGCCGCGGCCGAGGCCGCCCTGCTCAAGGGCGTCACCCGCTACCCCAAGGACGGCGGCTTCCCACTGGAGCTGGGCAAGCTGCTGCTGGAGGAGCAGGACTCGGTGGGCGCGCAGGCCGCGCTGGAGAAGGTGCCCCCGCGCTCGCGCGAAGCGGCCGAGGCGAAGCGGCTGCTCAAGCAGGCCCGGCAGCAGACGCTGCAGGAGGACGCCGCACGTTCAGAGGCCACGCGCATCTCCCGCCGACTGGGCGGAGGCTCCCCGCAGGCGGCGAACCGGGGCGGCGGGGATGAGACCTCCGTCGTGTCGCTCGGGACGCGGCCAGGGATGAGCGTCCGCGCTCCCGACGTCGGCTTCGAGTCCCGCGTGGACTCCTCCGGCATGCGTGTGCGGGCCAACAACCGGTTCGTCATCAGCTACTTCGACAACCAGCGCGACTTCAGCCAGCGCGCCGACTACGAGGGCAAGGTCGTCGACATCCTCAACGACGCCTACCACTTCACCCGCCAGGTGCTCGGGGAGACGCGGGAGTCTCCCGTCGCCGTCGTGCTCTACACGGCCCGTGAGTTCGGAGCGACGTTCGGCCAGCGGGCGGCCCGGTTCATCGCCGGCAAGTACACGGAGAACGCCATCCGCATCAACGACGCGGCGGAGCTGACGCGGGAGACCCGGGCGACGCTCGTCCACGAGTACATCCACGCCGCCGTCGCCGACTTCTGCGGGGGCAACGACCAGGACATGGACAAGCTGCCCGTCTGGTTCAACGAGGGGCTGGCCATGTTCGTGGAGTGGAAGTACCTGGATGTGCCGGGCCCCAACCTGCGGCTGGCGAACGAGATGCGCGCCGTGCTGGCCGCGTCCGGGAAGCTCCCCAAGCTGCGGGACATGACCTGGGTCGCCCCGGTGAACACCGCCTCCCCCCACATGGCCTACGCGGCGTCCGGACTCGCGGTCAAAGAAATGATGCGCCGAGAGGGGGCCCACCGCCTGATGACCCTTCTGCGCGCGGTGTGCCAGCACGGGTCCGGCTTTGACGAGGCGCTCAAGACCCACTACGGAATGACCCTGGAAGAGCTCGATACCGAGGTCGAACGTTCCATCGAGAAGAGGTAG
- a CDS encoding DUF6982 domain-containing protein yields MREFRFLDEKRKLGSLSPIEEARWGELRAHLGVQDTPAPEAAAWQQEAAPQGYYAADGQWYAYPAGYAQQPQGYYGADGQWYAYPADPAYAQQPQGYYGADGQWYAYPAGYDPNQAYAQQGYDPNQAAYTQPGYDPNQAYAQQQGYDPNAGYPGYDPNQAYAQQQGYDPNAGYPGYDPNQAYAPQQGYDPNPGYAEGWPAATQDAQGVEGQEAYHAGYEQAPQDPAAYAPHPSAEPENLALSTDDIDIPALSEPAPWMPPSPTPVPIAPASATSTSASFADVLEDSGAEGDVGGLDAPSFDTVSAELEMAAAPEEDFGELDAQAEPVAVAREPEASLESSFADLSLEVESAPMDVSDSVLEVASSDSELEVPSSEIELVDASGDSEPVLAEERAPAPLDEAWASAPLAVDPLESAVEELADANDVIDVGTMDVASLEAGDGDVTSSGAELALDASDMLEPVAPESSLEELSAESSTATEDGAARGGIDASVEEIALDVGASGLDSSVDASAELEAHDAAPLEADAWTASMETEFTPEPSASVLDTESAPEEHLSAEPVAAGEAPTFDVAELGAEETLSSETSPFDSTTVPSLEIRSVRVGPDLQADTVEVDTDAAVLPEVGARSGEQGSTPSETFDLSGSPEDAVPLAAAGDFLGSEQFAGSNDRGMELPPEGSGEGDWSAQSSELEPLASSAGIVTEQYATEDAAAIELQPEWAATADASTAGASEWSESTAQAGSDVIELQPEWASASSEAAPESNAVEGVVALDASEAVVEEGQPEWASSTSESAPEGSAQVEWAASASEATAAQAEWTATTEELPADAVQAEWAATAGDATAAQPEWSATAEELPADAVQAEWAATSEELPADAVQAEWSATESESVPESAVAAEELPADAIQAEWAPNEAAPVSGEAQPEWAATAEELPADAVQSEWSASANDPATTAAQPEWSATAEELPADAVQSEWSATADTPASDNTQPEWSASGEELPADAVQAEWASTEGAPVVGAAQPEWSTGTEELPADAVQAEWATTEGAPAADTTQSEWEAAAEELPADAVQAEWAPETSTSVTSAAQPEWAAAAEEIPADAVQAEWAPETSTPVTGAAQPEWSATVEELPADAIQSEWAANANEPEVGSAQPEWNASAEEVPAAGVQSEWSSTAEELPADAVQAEWSSTANESASTAQPEWAAADELPADAVQAEWGATENAPTSAQPEWSAGAEELPADAVQAEWSATENAPASAQPEWSAATEELPADAVQAEWGATENAPASAQPEWSATAEELPADAVQSEWSATENAPVSAQPEWAAGTEELPADAVQAEWGATENAPASAQPEWSATAEELPADAVHAEWSATENAPATAQPEWAAAEELPADAVQAEWGATENAPASAQPEWSATAEELPADAVQSEWSATENAPVSAQPEWSATADELPADAVQSDWSATENAPVSAQPEWAAGTEELPADAVQAEWGATENAPASAQPEWSAAEELPADAVQVEWGATENAPASTQPEWAAAEELPADAVQAEWGATENAPASAQPEWSATTEELPADAVQAEWGATENAPASAQPEWSAATEELPADAVQAEWETNASTPAAGVTTQPEWAATAEEIPVDAVQPEWSATVEELPADAVQAEWDTNAVAAAPGAAQPEWSATTEELPVDAVQPEWATHAGAPVSGEAQSEWSAATEELPADAVQSEWDSTANAPATAQSEWSATANTSTTAQPEWSATAEELPVDAVQSEWDSTANAPATAQPEWSSEELPADAAQPEWSSASAPVTEAAQPEWSAEELPADAIQSEWDSTANAPATAQPEWAAEELPADAIQSEWDATANAPATAQSEWAAPGTEAASTWSPPEPEATPEWSASTDSTPTTEPWNSPSVDVEPTLELSTEEQAPAEVIQVEEEVAWSEPPPPQTKPWVSRDSSPFGMPGKDYSAPTPTPVLTSPPHAPLMEEAEEVAVEFEPEPELAEIELVEEAAEPEAAPPRSATATAAAALSAALRPSAPPPPPPAATHEPLFEEEPAMGTSSFVEGEHKVIIHTVEGQVKRGTIRDADLLDEVILLEQQSGFAAEPIPGKRLKAIFFVVPAGTRHPPAEGQKIRVTFNDGRQVAGFSLDFKSSTPGFFVVPADQRTNTPRIFIYRASVQAVTEG; encoded by the coding sequence ATGAGAGAATTTCGCTTCCTCGACGAGAAGCGAAAACTGGGAAGCCTGTCTCCCATCGAGGAGGCACGCTGGGGCGAGCTGCGCGCGCACCTGGGCGTCCAGGACACCCCCGCGCCCGAGGCCGCCGCCTGGCAGCAGGAGGCGGCGCCCCAGGGCTACTACGCCGCCGACGGCCAGTGGTACGCCTACCCCGCCGGCTACGCCCAGCAGCCCCAGGGCTACTACGGCGCGGATGGCCAGTGGTACGCCTACCCCGCCGACCCGGCCTACGCCCAGCAGCCCCAGGGCTACTACGGCGCGGATGGCCAGTGGTACGCCTACCCCGCCGGCTACGACCCGAATCAGGCCTACGCGCAGCAGGGGTACGATCCCAACCAGGCCGCCTACACGCAGCCGGGTTACGACCCGAACCAGGCCTATGCGCAGCAGCAGGGCTATGACCCCAACGCGGGCTACCCGGGCTACGACCCGAACCAGGCCTACGCCCAGCAGCAGGGCTATGACCCCAACGCGGGTTACCCGGGCTACGACCCGAACCAGGCCTATGCGCCGCAGCAGGGCTATGACCCCAACCCGGGTTACGCCGAGGGCTGGCCTGCCGCGACCCAGGATGCCCAGGGCGTCGAGGGACAGGAGGCGTACCACGCGGGCTACGAGCAGGCGCCCCAGGACCCCGCCGCCTACGCTCCGCACCCGTCCGCGGAGCCGGAGAACCTGGCCCTCAGCACGGATGACATCGACATCCCCGCGCTGAGCGAGCCCGCGCCGTGGATGCCCCCCAGCCCCACGCCCGTCCCCATCGCTCCCGCGTCGGCCACGTCGACGTCCGCTTCGTTCGCGGATGTGCTCGAGGATTCGGGTGCGGAAGGTGACGTGGGGGGGCTCGACGCCCCTTCGTTCGACACGGTGTCCGCGGAGCTGGAGATGGCGGCGGCCCCGGAGGAGGACTTCGGGGAGCTGGATGCACAGGCGGAGCCCGTGGCCGTGGCTCGCGAGCCGGAGGCGTCGCTCGAGTCGTCCTTCGCCGACCTCTCTCTCGAGGTCGAGTCGGCGCCGATGGATGTCTCGGACTCCGTGCTCGAGGTGGCGTCGTCCGACTCCGAGCTGGAGGTGCCGTCGTCGGAGATCGAGCTGGTCGACGCCTCGGGTGACAGTGAGCCGGTGCTGGCCGAGGAGCGCGCGCCCGCGCCCCTGGACGAAGCGTGGGCTTCCGCGCCGCTCGCCGTGGATCCGCTCGAGTCCGCCGTGGAGGAGCTCGCCGACGCGAACGACGTCATCGACGTGGGGACCATGGATGTGGCCTCGCTCGAGGCGGGGGATGGGGATGTGACGTCGAGTGGCGCGGAGCTCGCGCTCGATGCGTCCGACATGCTCGAGCCCGTCGCTCCGGAGTCGAGCCTCGAGGAGCTGTCGGCTGAGTCCTCCACCGCCACCGAGGACGGGGCGGCGCGGGGTGGGATTGACGCCTCGGTGGAGGAGATTGCCCTCGACGTGGGTGCGTCGGGTCTGGATTCGAGTGTCGATGCGTCGGCCGAGCTGGAGGCGCACGACGCGGCTCCGCTGGAGGCCGACGCGTGGACCGCGTCGATGGAGACGGAGTTCACTCCGGAGCCTTCCGCGTCGGTGCTGGATACGGAGTCCGCGCCCGAGGAGCACCTGAGCGCCGAGCCGGTGGCCGCGGGCGAGGCGCCGACTTTCGACGTGGCGGAGCTGGGGGCGGAAGAGACGCTGTCCTCGGAGACGTCGCCGTTCGATTCCACGACGGTGCCGTCGCTGGAGATTCGTTCGGTGCGCGTGGGGCCGGATCTCCAGGCCGATACCGTCGAGGTCGACACCGATGCGGCGGTCCTCCCGGAGGTTGGGGCGCGGTCCGGTGAGCAGGGGTCGACTCCGTCCGAGACGTTCGACCTGAGTGGCAGCCCCGAGGATGCGGTGCCCCTCGCGGCGGCGGGTGACTTCCTCGGGTCCGAGCAGTTCGCGGGCTCGAATGACCGAGGAATGGAGCTGCCTCCCGAGGGCTCCGGTGAAGGTGATTGGAGCGCGCAGTCGAGTGAGCTGGAGCCGCTCGCGAGCAGCGCGGGAATCGTCACGGAGCAGTACGCGACCGAGGATGCGGCGGCCATCGAGCTGCAACCCGAGTGGGCCGCTACGGCGGATGCGTCCACGGCGGGAGCGTCGGAGTGGAGCGAGAGCACCGCGCAGGCAGGTTCCGACGTCATCGAGCTCCAGCCCGAGTGGGCTTCCGCGTCCAGCGAGGCCGCGCCGGAGAGCAATGCGGTGGAGGGTGTCGTTGCCCTCGACGCGAGCGAAGCGGTGGTCGAGGAAGGACAGCCCGAGTGGGCATCGTCCACGAGTGAGTCGGCCCCCGAGGGCTCGGCTCAGGTGGAGTGGGCCGCGTCGGCAAGTGAGGCCACTGCGGCGCAGGCTGAGTGGACTGCCACCACCGAGGAACTCCCCGCCGATGCGGTTCAGGCGGAGTGGGCTGCGACGGCTGGCGACGCCACTGCGGCGCAGCCTGAGTGGTCCGCTACGGCAGAGGAGCTTCCGGCTGACGCGGTTCAGGCGGAGTGGGCTGCAACGAGCGAAGAGCTTCCGGCTGACGCGGTTCAGGCGGAGTGGTCCGCCACGGAGAGCGAGTCCGTCCCTGAGTCGGCTGTCGCCGCCGAGGAACTCCCCGCTGATGCGATTCAGGCGGAGTGGGCACCCAACGAAGCCGCGCCGGTCTCTGGTGAGGCCCAGCCCGAATGGGCCGCAACTGCCGAAGAGCTTCCCGCTGACGCCGTTCAATCGGAGTGGTCCGCTTCGGCGAACGACCCTGCGACCACAGCTGCGCAGCCGGAGTGGTCCGCCACGGCCGAGGAGCTTCCCGCTGACGCCGTTCAATCGGAGTGGTCTGCCACCGCAGACACGCCCGCGTCAGACAACACGCAGCCCGAATGGTCCGCGTCCGGCGAAGAGCTTCCCGCTGACGCCGTTCAGGCCGAGTGGGCATCCACGGAAGGCGCTCCTGTTGTGGGCGCCGCGCAGCCTGAGTGGTCGACCGGCACCGAGGAGCTTCCCGCCGATGCCGTGCAAGCGGAGTGGGCAACCACTGAAGGTGCTCCCGCAGCCGACACCACGCAGTCTGAATGGGAGGCCGCAGCCGAGGAGCTTCCCGCTGACGCCGTTCAGGCAGAGTGGGCCCCCGAGACCAGCACGTCCGTAACCAGTGCTGCGCAGCCCGAGTGGGCGGCTGCTGCCGAGGAAATTCCCGCCGACGCCGTTCAGGCAGAGTGGGCCCCCGAGACCAGCACGCCCGTAACTGGTGCGGCACAGCCCGAGTGGTCCGCGACGGTCGAAGAGCTTCCGGCCGACGCCATTCAGTCTGAGTGGGCAGCCAACGCGAACGAGCCTGAGGTCGGCTCCGCTCAGCCCGAATGGAACGCCTCGGCCGAAGAAGTCCCGGCCGCGGGGGTCCAGAGTGAGTGGTCCTCCACGGCCGAAGAGCTTCCCGCTGATGCGGTCCAAGCTGAATGGAGCAGCACGGCGAACGAGTCCGCGTCCACCGCACAGCCTGAGTGGGCCGCCGCCGATGAGCTTCCCGCCGATGCTGTTCAGGCCGAATGGGGCGCGACCGAGAACGCGCCCACGTCCGCTCAGCCTGAATGGTCCGCCGGAGCCGAAGAGCTTCCCGCTGATGCCGTTCAGGCCGAATGGAGTGCGACCGAGAACGCGCCCGCGTCCGCTCAGCCCGAGTGGTCCGCCGCAACCGAGGAGCTCCCCGCCGATGCGGTTCAGGCTGAATGGGGCGCGACCGAGAACGCTCCTGCTTCCGCGCAGCCTGAGTGGTCCGCGACAGCCGAAGAACTTCCCGCCGACGCCGTTCAGTCGGAATGGAGTGCGACGGAGAACGCTCCTGTCTCCGCTCAGCCCGAATGGGCCGCCGGAACCGAAGAGCTCCCCGCCGATGCCGTTCAGGCGGAATGGGGCGCGACCGAGAACGCTCCTGCCTCCGCGCAGCCTGAGTGGTCCGCGACAGCCGAAGAACTTCCCGCCGATGCCGTTCATGCCGAATGGAGCGCGACCGAGAACGCTCCTGCCACAGCACAGCCTGAGTGGGCCGCCGCCGAAGAGCTTCCCGCTGATGCCGTTCAGGCCGAATGGGGCGCGACCGAGAACGCTCCTGCCTCCGCGCAGCCTGAGTGGTCCGCGACAGCCGAAGAACTTCCCGCCGATGCCGTTCAGTCGGAATGGAGTGCGACGGAGAACGCTCCTGTCTCCGCTCAGCCTGAGTGGTCCGCGACAGCCGACGAACTTCCCGCCGACGCCGTTCAGTCGGACTGGAGTGCGACGGAGAACGCTCCTGTCTCTGCTCAGCCCGAATGGGCCGCCGGAACCGAAGAGCTTCCCGCCGATGCCGTTCAGGCCGAATGGGGCGCGACCGAGAACGCTCCTGCCTCCGCGCAGCCTGAGTGGTCCGCCGCCGAAGAGCTTCCCGCTGATGCCGTTCAGGTCGAATGGGGCGCGACCGAGAACGCTCCTGCCTCCACACAGCCTGAGTGGGCCGCCGCCGAAGAGCTTCCCGCCGATGCCGTTCAGGCCGAATGGGGCGCGACGGAGAACGCTCCTGCCTCCGCGCAGCCGGAGTGGTCCGCGACAACCGAAGAACTTCCTGCCGATGCCGTTCAGGCCGAATGGGGCGCGACCGAGAACGCTCCTGCCTCCGCGCAGCCGGAGTGGTCCGCCGCAACCGAAGAGCTTCCCGCCGACGCAGTCCAAGCGGAGTGGGAGACGAATGCGAGCACTCCCGCGGCGGGTGTCACGACGCAGCCCGAATGGGCCGCGACGGCTGAAGAGATCCCCGTCGATGCTGTGCAGCCGGAGTGGTCCGCCACTGTCGAGGAGCTTCCCGCCGACGCAGTCCAAGCTGAGTGGGACACCAACGCGGTAGCCGCCGCACCTGGCGCGGCTCAGCCCGAGTGGTCCGCCACGACGGAAGAACTCCCCGTCGACGCAGTCCAACCGGAGTGGGCCACCCACGCAGGGGCGCCCGTTTCCGGCGAAGCACAGTCGGAGTGGTCGGCGGCAACGGAAGAACTCCCTGCTGACGCGGTCCAGTCCGAGTGGGACTCCACCGCGAACGCCCCCGCCACCGCGCAGTCCGAGTGGTCCGCCACCGCGAACACCTCCACCACAGCCCAGCCCGAGTGGTCCGCCACCGCCGAGGAACTCCCCGTCGACGCCGTTCAGTCCGAGTGGGACTCCACCGCGAACGCCCCCGCCACCGCGCAGCCCGAGTGGTCCTCCGAGGAACTCCCCGCCGACGCGGCACAACCCGAGTGGTCCTCCGCAAGCGCCCCGGTGACCGAGGCCGCCCAGCCCGAGTGGTCCGCCGAGGAACTCCCCGCCGACGCCATTCAGTCCGAGTGGGACTCCACCGCGAACGCCCCCGCCACCGCGCAACCTGAATGGGCCGCCGAGGAGCTCCCCGCCGACGCCATCCAGTCCGAGTGGGACGCCACCGCGAACGCCCCCGCCACCGCGCAGTCCGAGTGGGCCGCGCCCGGCACCGAGGCCGCCTCCACCTGGAGCCCCCCGGAGCCCGAGGCCACTCCCGAGTGGAGTGCCTCGACCGACAGCACGCCCACCACCGAGCCCTGGAACAGCCCGTCCGTCGACGTGGAGCCGACCCTCGAGCTGTCCACCGAGGAGCAAGCCCCCGCCGAGGTCATCCAGGTCGAAGAGGAAGTCGCCTGGTCCGAACCGCCTCCGCCCCAGACCAAGCCTTGGGTCTCCCGCGACAGCAGCCCGTTCGGCATGCCCGGGAAGGACTACTCCGCCCCCACCCCGACGCCCGTCCTCACCTCGCCGCCCCATGCGCCCCTCATGGAGGAGGCAGAGGAAGTCGCCGTCGAGTTCGAACCGGAGCCGGAGCTCGCTGAAATCGAGCTCGTGGAAGAAGCCGCCGAGCCCGAAGCCGCGCCGCCTCGCAGCGCCACCGCCACCGCGGCGGCGGCCCTGAGCGCCGCGCTGCGCCCCTCCGCGCCCCCTCCCCCGCCGCCGGCCGCGACCCACGAGCCCCTCTTCGAGGAAGAGCCCGCCATGGGCACCTCCTCCTTCGTCGAGGGCGAGCACAAGGTCATCATCCACACCGTCGAAGGACAGGTGAAGCGCGGCACCATCCGCGACGCCGACCTGCTCGACGAGGTCATCCTCCTGGAGCAGCAGAGTGGCTTCGCCGCGGAGCCCATCCCCGGCAAGCGCCTCAAGGCCATCTTCTTCGTCGTCCCCGCGGGCACGCGTCACCCGCCCGCCGAAGGCCAGAAGATTCGCGTCACCTTCAACGACGGCCGCCAGGTCGCGGGCTTCTCCCTCGACTTCAAGAGCAGCACCCCGGGCTTCTTCGTCGTCCCCGCCGACCAGCGCACCAACACGCCGCGCATCTTCATCTACCGCGCCAGCGTGCAGGCCGTGACGGAAGGCTGA
- a CDS encoding YceI family protein: MKTTLKSAIALLVALPSLALASTWNVDPAHSSAGFTVKHMMVSNVNGSFNIKEGTVNLDDKDITKSTVEATLDAASVSTANAKRDEHLRAPDFFDVAKFPTITFKSKKVEKAGEGKLKISGDLTMHGVTKPVVLDVTGPSKESKDPWGNTRTGVSATTKVNRKDFGLTYNTALETGGVAVGEEVTVNLDLSLVKKAPEAAAPKK, encoded by the coding sequence ATGAAGACGACCCTGAAGAGCGCGATTGCCCTGTTGGTGGCCCTGCCGTCCCTGGCCCTGGCCTCCACGTGGAACGTGGACCCGGCTCACTCCAGCGCGGGCTTTACGGTGAAGCACATGATGGTGTCGAACGTGAATGGCTCGTTCAACATCAAGGAAGGCACCGTCAACCTGGACGACAAGGACATCACCAAGTCCACCGTCGAGGCGACCCTGGACGCGGCGTCGGTGAGCACGGCGAACGCCAAGCGCGATGAGCACCTGCGCGCGCCGGACTTCTTCGACGTGGCGAAGTTCCCGACCATCACCTTCAAGTCGAAGAAGGTGGAGAAGGCGGGCGAGGGCAAGCTGAAGATCTCCGGCGACCTGACCATGCACGGTGTCACCAAGCCGGTGGTCCTGGACGTCACGGGCCCGTCGAAGGAGTCCAAGGACCCCTGGGGCAACACCCGCACGGGCGTGTCGGCCACCACCAAGGTGAACCGCAAGGACTTCGGCCTGACCTACAACACGGCGCTGGAGACGGGCGGCGTGGCGGTGGGTGAGGAAGTCACGGTGAACCTGGACCTGTCGCTGGTGAAGAAGGCCCCCGAGGCCGCGGCGCCGAAGAAGTAG
- a CDS encoding dioxygenase produces the protein MGDGLDRREVLQGAAAVGVAGVLGGGSGGGRTTAPALFVSHGSPMVALDADAYPRALRTFGDGAGGAKAVVVVSAHWETPGEVRVTSSAQPPLIHDFYGFPQALYQLRYGAAGAPALAADIVSRLSASGVKAVADADRGWDHGAWIPLLHMFPQAALPVVQVSMPLDASPAEVAKLGEALRPLRAEGVLLMGSGGIVHNLRRVNFHHKDASPEPWAQAFDTWVAQKLEARDFTGLQSWLDAPNGRLAHPRAEHLLPLYFVLGAALPEDRITPVFEGFHHGTLSMRSFALRA, from the coding sequence ATGGGAGACGGCTTGGACAGACGAGAGGTCCTCCAGGGAGCGGCGGCGGTGGGGGTGGCGGGCGTCCTGGGGGGAGGTTCAGGAGGCGGCCGGACGACTGCTCCGGCGCTCTTCGTGTCGCACGGCTCCCCCATGGTGGCGCTGGACGCGGATGCGTATCCGCGCGCGCTGCGCACGTTCGGGGACGGGGCAGGGGGCGCGAAGGCGGTGGTGGTGGTCTCCGCGCATTGGGAGACGCCGGGCGAGGTGCGCGTCACCTCGAGCGCCCAGCCTCCGCTCATCCATGACTTCTACGGCTTCCCGCAGGCGTTGTACCAGTTGCGGTACGGGGCGGCGGGGGCTCCCGCGCTGGCGGCGGATATCGTGTCGCGGCTGAGTGCCTCCGGCGTGAAGGCTGTCGCGGATGCGGATCGTGGCTGGGACCACGGTGCGTGGATACCGCTGCTCCACATGTTTCCGCAGGCAGCGCTCCCCGTGGTGCAGGTGTCGATGCCGTTGGATGCGAGCCCCGCGGAGGTGGCGAAGCTGGGCGAGGCGCTGCGTCCGTTGCGCGCGGAGGGCGTGCTGTTGATGGGCAGCGGCGGCATCGTCCACAACTTGCGCCGGGTGAATTTCCACCACAAGGATGCGTCCCCGGAGCCGTGGGCGCAGGCGTTCGACACGTGGGTGGCGCAGAAGCTGGAGGCGCGCGACTTCACGGGCCTGCAATCATGGTTGGATGCACCGAATGGGAGGCTCGCGCATCCGAGGGCCGAGCATTTGTTGCCGCTGTATTTCGTCCTCGGAGCCGCCCTCCCCGAAGACCGCATCACCCCCGTGTTCGAGGGCTTCCATCACGGAACCTTGTCGATGCGCAGCTTCGCGCTGCGCGCTTGA
- a CDS encoding sigma-54-dependent Fis family transcriptional regulator translates to MAGQFELGLEELLSFEPGGGLIQFAGQRVLLMDPVALGLLRKELVGLMGVTAARGIFTRLGYAHGWRTAEAMKTAVAWKEESQWRRAGGRLHTLQGQVRVERVERKPEEGPEPFAEAQWRDSYEAEQHLLHLGQADHPVCWSLTGFASGYMSYVNGREIYCTEVRCVGMGDAACRIVGRPSEEWSTECKEVLRFYETQCMEGVLGQVTDALKQAERKLRAKRQSLARVGVTEDPAGMVARAEAMLRVINLGRRAAKVDSTVLVTGESGVGKERIARLIHDESTRAHKAFVAVNCAAVTESLLESELFGHARGAFTGATHDRPGLFEAAHGGTLFLDEVGEVPSSMQAKLLRALQEKEVRRVGENTSRKVDVRVVAATNRDLAEEVRAGRFRQDLYYRLRVIELRIPPLRERREDILPLARLLLAEAAERLGRKVTGLSPDAADQLLRYAWPGNVRELGNALERAVALCEGTRVEREDLPEEVRAAPPSLVPSGNPRRLEDMEKEYILAVLAQNAGNRARTAEQLDIGVATLYRKLKQYGHPEAAH, encoded by the coding sequence GTGGCGGGGCAATTCGAGCTGGGGCTGGAGGAGCTGCTGAGTTTCGAGCCGGGGGGCGGGCTCATCCAGTTCGCGGGGCAGCGGGTGCTGCTCATGGACCCGGTGGCGCTGGGGCTGCTGCGCAAGGAGCTGGTGGGGCTGATGGGTGTGACGGCCGCGCGGGGCATCTTCACGCGGCTGGGCTACGCGCACGGCTGGCGCACGGCGGAAGCCATGAAGACGGCGGTGGCGTGGAAGGAGGAGTCCCAGTGGCGCCGCGCGGGCGGACGGCTGCACACGCTGCAGGGCCAGGTGCGGGTGGAGCGCGTGGAGCGCAAGCCCGAGGAAGGACCGGAGCCCTTCGCCGAGGCGCAGTGGCGAGACTCCTACGAAGCCGAGCAGCACCTGCTGCACCTGGGCCAGGCGGACCACCCCGTGTGCTGGAGCCTCACGGGCTTCGCGTCCGGCTACATGAGCTACGTCAACGGGCGCGAAATCTACTGCACGGAGGTGCGCTGCGTGGGCATGGGGGACGCGGCGTGCCGCATCGTCGGCCGCCCGTCGGAGGAGTGGAGCACCGAGTGCAAGGAGGTGCTGCGCTTCTATGAGACCCAGTGCATGGAGGGCGTGCTCGGGCAGGTGACGGACGCGCTGAAGCAGGCCGAGCGGAAGCTGCGCGCCAAGCGCCAGTCGCTCGCGCGCGTGGGCGTGACGGAGGACCCCGCGGGCATGGTGGCTCGCGCGGAGGCGATGCTGCGAGTCATCAACCTGGGCCGTCGCGCGGCCAAGGTGGACTCCACGGTGCTCGTCACCGGGGAGAGCGGCGTGGGCAAGGAGCGCATCGCCCGCCTCATCCACGACGAGTCCACGCGCGCGCACAAGGCCTTCGTCGCGGTCAACTGCGCCGCCGTCACGGAGAGCCTCCTGGAGAGCGAGCTGTTCGGCCACGCGCGAGGCGCCTTCACCGGCGCCACCCACGACCGGCCGGGCCTCTTCGAGGCCGCGCACGGCGGCACCCTCTTCCTGGACGAAGTGGGCGAGGTGCCGTCCTCCATGCAGGCCAAGCTCCTGCGCGCGCTCCAGGAGAAGGAGGTGCGGCGCGTGGGAGAGAACACCAGCCGCAAGGTGGACGTGCGCGTCGTCGCCGCCACCAACCGGGACCTCGCCGAGGAGGTGCGCGCGGGCCGCTTCCGCCAGGACCTCTACTACCGCCTGCGCGTCATCGAGCTGCGAATCCCGCCCCTGCGCGAGCGCCGCGAGGACATCCTCCCCCTGGCCCGCCTGCTGCTCGCCGAGGCCGCCGAGCGGCTGGGCCGCAAGGTGACGGGGCTCTCCCCCGACGCCGCGGACCAGCTGCTGCGCTACGCGTGGCCGGGCAACGTGCGCGAGCTGGGCAACGCCCTGGAGCGCGCCGTGGCGCTGTGTGAAGGCACGCGCGTGGAGCGAGAGGACCTGCCCGAGGAGGTCCGCGCCGCGCCGCCCAGCCTGGTCCCCAGCGGCAACCCGCGCCGGCTGGAGGACATGGAGAAGGAATACATCCTCGCGGTGCTGGCGCAGAACGCGGGCAACCGCGCGCGCACCGCCGAGCAGCTCGACATCGGCGTGGCCACGCTCTACCGCAAGCTCAAGCAGTACGGCCACCCGGAGGCGGCCCACTGA